A stretch of the Bacillus licheniformis DSM 13 = ATCC 14580 genome encodes the following:
- a CDS encoding methyl-accepting chemotaxis protein → MIVQVRSSSGKVSDTTDQLSAVSEETVSASDEIAKAIEEVATGATEQAAEVENVNEQSERLSVKIKEIEHHADSIKKLSRTSEEASYTGIDALGQLLAKSNEANSETKKVEHMLFQLEEKTKNIEDVVTAISAISDQTNLLALNASIEAARAGESGRGFAVVAEEVRKLAEQSAVSSQHISETVKQIQMETKEAVSAMTEASKMNEVQNGMIHETGEALSKITAEMQALVNSIDHIYSEISDMSGEQQKMSDSIQSISAISQQSAAAAEEVSASANEQLTALESIAKSAEALSEANQELLNAINKFNV, encoded by the coding sequence ATGATTGTGCAAGTCAGATCATCGTCCGGAAAAGTATCGGATACGACCGATCAATTAAGCGCTGTTTCAGAAGAGACGGTTTCTGCGAGCGATGAAATCGCCAAAGCAATCGAAGAAGTGGCGACAGGCGCGACTGAACAGGCGGCTGAGGTCGAAAATGTCAATGAACAATCCGAACGGCTGTCTGTCAAAATTAAAGAAATCGAACATCATGCCGACAGCATCAAGAAACTTTCGAGAACATCAGAAGAAGCAAGCTATACAGGAATCGATGCCCTCGGGCAGCTGCTTGCAAAGTCAAATGAAGCAAACTCGGAGACAAAGAAAGTGGAACATATGCTATTCCAGCTTGAAGAAAAAACGAAAAACATTGAAGACGTTGTTACAGCCATCTCGGCGATCTCTGATCAGACAAACCTGCTTGCTCTGAACGCCAGCATTGAAGCGGCCCGTGCCGGAGAAAGCGGACGCGGTTTTGCGGTAGTTGCAGAAGAGGTGAGAAAGCTTGCTGAACAATCGGCGGTTTCTTCACAGCACATCAGTGAAACGGTCAAACAGATTCAGATGGAAACGAAAGAAGCCGTTTCAGCGATGACAGAAGCAAGCAAGATGAATGAAGTGCAAAATGGAATGATTCACGAAACAGGTGAAGCGCTCAGCAAAATTACTGCTGAAATGCAGGCGCTCGTCAACTCAATTGACCACATTTATTCTGAAATCTCGGATATGAGCGGAGAGCAGCAAAAAATGTCCGATTCGATTCAGAGCATTTCAGCCATTTCCCAGCAGTCTGCCGCGGCTGCGGAAGAGGTCAGCGCTTCGGCCAACGAGCAGCTGACAGCGCTGGAAAGCATCGCAAAATCGGCTGAAGCGCTGAGCGAGGCCAACCAAGAATTATTAAATGCGATCAATAAGTTTAACGTGTAA
- a CDS encoding SDR family oxidoreductase gives MDLKMNGKTALVAASSKGLGNAIAKAIAKEGANVMLSGRHEADLKKAAEELNGLGGGTVSYQVCDLADADGIKALVQKTADTFGTIDMLVNNVGGPKGGSLLDLTDDDWTSSFELHLLSYVRLIREAFPYLKKDGGRIVNIASSSVKQPIPGLLLSNTFRMGIVGLTKSIAEELAEHRILINTLAPGRIATDRVAELDRLKAEKTGLSEQQVKESYEKEIPLGSYGKPDDFAQYASFLLSECNTYMTGQTLLIDGGMVKAI, from the coding sequence GTGGACTTAAAGATGAATGGCAAAACAGCGCTTGTGGCTGCAAGCAGCAAAGGACTTGGCAATGCGATCGCCAAAGCCATTGCGAAAGAAGGGGCAAATGTCATGCTGTCCGGGAGACACGAAGCGGACTTGAAAAAAGCCGCGGAAGAGCTGAACGGACTCGGCGGCGGCACCGTCTCTTATCAAGTATGCGATCTTGCAGACGCCGACGGGATCAAAGCGCTCGTTCAAAAGACCGCTGACACATTTGGAACGATCGATATGCTTGTCAACAATGTCGGAGGACCGAAGGGCGGCAGCCTGCTTGATCTGACAGACGATGACTGGACCTCATCATTTGAATTGCATCTGCTCAGCTATGTCCGTTTAATCCGCGAAGCTTTTCCATATCTCAAAAAGGATGGGGGACGCATCGTTAATATCGCTTCATCATCAGTCAAACAGCCGATTCCGGGCTTGCTGCTTTCCAACACGTTTCGAATGGGAATCGTCGGTCTGACAAAATCGATTGCCGAAGAGTTGGCCGAACACCGCATTTTGATCAACACGCTCGCCCCCGGAAGAATCGCGACGGACCGCGTGGCAGAGCTTGATCGGCTGAAAGCCGAGAAAACAGGCCTTTCCGAGCAGCAGGTGAAAGAAAGCTATGAGAAAGAAATTCCGCTCGGCTCCTACGGAAAACCTGACGACTTTGCACAGTATGCAAGCTTTCTTTTATCAGAGTGCAATACATATATGACTGGACAAACGCTGCTGATCGACGGCGGAATGGTAAAAGCAATTTAA
- a CDS encoding GNAT family N-acetyltransferase, which produces MAIYKQFYVDNGTSYQQVDIRNYSKKDIPGLIALQRECFPPPFPEDLLWNEEQLHSHIERFPDGALCAVSEGRIIGSMTALMADFDPHHPHHSWDEVTDNGYIGTHQNDGNSLYVVDISVSPDYRKLGIGMRLMQSMYELTVFKGLKRLIGGGRIPHYHKSAEEMTPEQYVQAVLDGEKRDPVLSFLLHCGRSPVCVIPGYIEDEESLDYAVLMEWKNPFLT; this is translated from the coding sequence TTGGCGATCTATAAACAGTTTTACGTCGATAACGGCACTTCTTATCAGCAGGTGGACATCCGCAATTACAGCAAAAAAGATATTCCCGGTTTGATTGCTCTCCAAAGAGAATGCTTTCCGCCTCCGTTTCCGGAAGACCTTCTGTGGAATGAAGAGCAGCTCCATTCCCATATTGAACGATTTCCCGATGGAGCGCTTTGCGCAGTTTCCGAAGGCCGCATCATCGGTTCGATGACAGCGCTCATGGCTGATTTTGATCCGCATCATCCGCACCACAGCTGGGATGAAGTGACGGACAACGGGTATATCGGCACACATCAAAACGATGGAAACTCCCTTTATGTCGTCGATATTTCCGTGTCCCCCGACTATCGAAAACTCGGCATCGGAATGCGGCTGATGCAATCCATGTATGAACTGACGGTCTTTAAAGGGCTCAAGCGTCTCATTGGCGGCGGACGGATTCCCCATTATCACAAGTCGGCTGAAGAAATGACGCCCGAACAGTATGTTCAAGCTGTATTGGACGGGGAAAAGCGCGATCCAGTGCTCTCGTTCCTGCTTCATTGCGGACGCTCTCCAGTTTGTGTGATTCCCGGCTACATTGAAGATGAGGAATCGCTTGATTATGCGGTGTTAATGGAGTGGAAAAATCCTTTTTTAACATAA
- the splB gene encoding spore photoproduct lyase, with translation MVKPFVPQLVYIEPRALEYPLGKELRDKFSNMGLEIRETTSHNQVRNIPGEGHLQKYRNAKSTLVIGVRKTLKFDSSKPSAEYAIPFATGCMGHCHYCYLQTTMGSKPYIRTYVNVEEILEQADQYIKERAPEDTRFEASCTSDIVGIDHLTHTLKRAIEHFGQTDHGKLRFVTKFHHVDHLLDAKHNGKTRFRFSVNAEYVIKSFEPGTSPLDKRIEAAVKVAEAGYPLGFIIAPIYIHDGWQEGYRVLLEKLDRALPQHARRDITFEMIQHRFTKPAKRVIEKNYPKTKLELDEEKRRYKWGRYGIGKYIYQKDEEAELRSALESYIDNYFPEAKIEYFT, from the coding sequence ATGGTAAAACCGTTTGTTCCCCAACTCGTCTATATTGAACCGAGAGCCCTGGAATATCCGCTTGGAAAAGAGCTGAGGGATAAATTTTCAAACATGGGACTTGAGATCAGGGAAACAACTTCACACAACCAGGTGAGGAATATCCCGGGGGAAGGCCACCTGCAAAAATACAGAAATGCGAAATCCACTTTGGTGATCGGCGTCAGAAAAACATTGAAGTTCGATTCGTCAAAACCGTCCGCAGAATACGCGATCCCGTTTGCAACAGGGTGTATGGGTCACTGTCATTACTGCTACCTGCAAACGACAATGGGCAGCAAGCCGTATATCAGAACGTACGTCAATGTGGAGGAAATACTTGAGCAGGCGGATCAATATATAAAAGAAAGGGCTCCCGAAGATACGCGGTTTGAAGCTTCCTGCACATCCGATATCGTCGGAATTGACCATTTGACACATACGTTAAAACGCGCCATTGAGCATTTCGGTCAAACCGACCATGGTAAGCTGCGTTTCGTGACAAAATTTCATCATGTCGACCATTTGCTCGATGCCAAGCACAACGGAAAAACGCGCTTCCGCTTCAGCGTGAATGCCGAATATGTCATTAAAAGCTTTGAACCCGGCACATCCCCGTTGGATAAACGGATCGAAGCCGCCGTGAAAGTAGCGGAAGCGGGCTATCCGCTCGGTTTTATCATCGCTCCGATTTATATTCATGACGGCTGGCAGGAAGGCTACAGAGTTCTGCTGGAAAAGCTCGATCGTGCGCTGCCGCAGCATGCGAGGCGCGACATCACCTTTGAAATGATCCAGCATAGATTCACGAAGCCGGCAAAGAGAGTCATTGAAAAAAACTATCCAAAGACAAAGCTCGAACTGGATGAAGAAAAACGGCGCTATAAATGGGGCAGATACGGGATTGGCAAATACATTTATCAGAAGGATGAAGAAGCAGAGCTTCGCAGCGCCCTTGAATCGTATATCGACAACTATTTTCCCGAAGCAAAAATCGAATATTTCACATAA